The Melospiza melodia melodia isolate bMelMel2 chromosome 23, bMelMel2.pri, whole genome shotgun sequence genome contains a region encoding:
- the TCIM gene encoding transcriptional and immune response regulator has product MRAKTSSSTAAMSTSLRVSPSLHGYRFDTALRKKAAANIFESINEASLQKLFRNSGDKKAEERAKIILSTDQDMEEKTRALMALKQRRKDKLLQFLTFRKYSIKVH; this is encoded by the coding sequence ATGAGAGCAAAGACGAGCTCCAGCACTGCAGCCATGTCCACATCCCTGCGGGTGAGCCCCTCGCTCCATGGGTACCGCTTCGACACCGCGCTGCGCAAGAAAGCCGCGGCCAACATCTTCGAGAGCATCAACGAGGCGTCCCTGCAGAAACTCTTCAGAAACTCCGGCGACAAGAAGGCGGAGGAGAGAGCCAAGATAATCCTCTCCACCGACCAGGACATGGAGGAAAAAACCAGGGCGCTGATGGCGCTAAAGCAGAGGAGGAAAGACAAGCTGCTGCAGTTCCTGACGTTTCGGAAATACTCCATCAAAGTTCACTGA